The following are from one region of the Mustela lutreola isolate mMusLut2 chromosome 7, mMusLut2.pri, whole genome shotgun sequence genome:
- the MRPS11 gene encoding small ribosomal subunit protein uS11m, whose amino-acid sequence MQVVRKTGSWLLRSWGWPPTPRVVAGAPASTIHTGAQQLQDAAAKQEVEEKAADPAPSRSRFSIYPPVPGQESPLRWAGKKFEEIPIAHIKASYNNTQIQVVSATHQPLARTSCGTEGFRNAKKATGIAAQTAGIAAAVKAAGKGVTHIRVVVKGLGPGRLSAIKGLTMGGLEVISITDNTPVPHNGCRPRKARRL is encoded by the exons ATGCAGGTGGTACGAAAGACGGGGTCTTGGCTCTTGCGGTCTTGGGGTTGGCCACCGACGCCCAG GGTCGTGGCCGGGGCGCCAGCCTCCACCATCCACACCGGCGCCCAACAGCTGCAAGACGCGGCGGCCAAGCAGGAGGTTGAGGAGAAGGCGGCGGATCCGGCTCCGAGCCGCAGCAGGTTCAG CATTTACCCTCCAGTTCCAGGACAGGAGAGCCCTCTGAGGTGGGCAGGGAAGAAATTCGAGGAGATCCCAATCGCACACATCAAAGCATCCTACAACAA cacACAGATCCAGGTGGTCTCCGCCACTCACCAGCCCCTCGCTCGCACTTCTTGTGGCACAGAGGGATTCCGGAATGCCAAGAAGGCCACGGGCATCGCCGCACAAACAGCAGGCATAGCTGCCGCGGTG AAAGCTGCAGGAAAGGGTGTGACCCACATCCGAGTGGTGGTGAAGGGCCTGGGCCCAGGGCGCCTG TCTGCCATCAAGGGACTCACCATGGGGGGCCTGGAAGTGATCTCAATCACAGACAACACCCCCGTCCCGCACAACGGCTGCCGCCCCAGGAAGGCTCGGAGGCTGTGA
- the MRPL46 gene encoding large ribosomal subunit protein mL46 isoform X2 gives MAAPIRQSLFGVAKGRWRFEGLWAGSLGSRSLALAAAPSISGSPWRLLGAVCLQRPPLVSKPLTPLQEEMAALLQQIEVERSLYSDHELRALDEAQQLAKKKADLYDEEGDEQNVLLTQDMEDAWEQKFLQFKPGARITEADKKNDRTSLHRKLDRNLVLLVKEKLGDQDVWMLPQAEWQPGETLRGTAERTLATLSENNLEAKFLGNAPCGHYKFKFPQAMRTESSLGAKVFFFKALLVTGDFSQTRKKGQHVWVCKEELGDYLKPKYLAQVQRFLLDL, from the exons ATGGCGGCGCCCATAAGGCAGTCTCTGTTTGGGGTGGCGAAGGGCAGGTGGCGCTTCGAGGGGCTCTGGGCCGGTAGCCTGGGTTCTCGCAGCCTAGCCCTTGCGGCTGCACCCTCGATCAGCGGGTCTCCATGGCGTCTTTTGGGCGCGGTGTGCCTGCAGCGGCCACCGCTGGTCTCGAAGCCGCTGACCCCATTGCAGGAAGAGATGGCGGCTCTATTACAGCAG aTTGAAGTAGAGAGAAGTTTGTATTCAGACCATGAGCTTCGTGCTTTAGATGAAGCCCAgcaactggcaaagaagaaagcTGACTTGTATGATGAAGAAGGAGATGAACAGAATGTACTGCTGACGCAGGATATGGAAGACGCATGGGAGCAGAAGTTCCTACAGTTCAAACCTGGAGCTCGTATAACAG AAGCCGATAAAAAGAATGACCGAACTTCATTGCACCGGAAGCTAGACAGGAACCTTGTTCTGTTGGTCAAAGAGAAGCTTGGAGACCAGGATGTTTGGATGCTTCcccaggcagagtggcagccCGGGGAGACCCTCCGAGGAACAGCAGAACGAACCCTGGCCACGCTCTCAG AAAACAACCTGGAAGCCAAGTTCCTGGGAAATGCCCCCTGTGGCCACTACAAGTTCAAGTTCCCTCAAGCAATGCGGACAGAGAGTAGCCTCGGGGCCAAAGTATTCTTCTTCAAAGCACTGCTAGTAACTGGAGACTTCTCCCAGACCAGGAAGAAGGGCCAGCACGTCTGGGTCTGTAAGGAGGAGCTGGGCGACTATTTGAAACCCAAGTACCTGGCCcaggtacagagatttctcttGGACCTCTGA
- the MRPL46 gene encoding large ribosomal subunit protein mL46 isoform X1, translated as MAAPIRQSLFGVAKGRWRFEGLWAGSLGSRSLALAAAPSISGSPWRLLGAVCLQRPPLVSKPLTPLQEEMAALLQQIEVERSLYSDHELRALDEAQQLAKKKADLYDEEGDEQNVLLTQDMEDAWEQKFLQFKPGARITEADKKNDRTSLHRKLDRNLVLLVKEKLGDQDVWMLPQAEWQPGETLRGTAERTLATLSARILTPLKVQTASVPPHHPGSPQSAWLTVDARGMFIGHVDLAGSMLLHWPCRQHKRLLTKQQPLCAPLLLAHKGPVWPVRVGARHDGVGGDLSRASVASAVL; from the exons ATGGCGGCGCCCATAAGGCAGTCTCTGTTTGGGGTGGCGAAGGGCAGGTGGCGCTTCGAGGGGCTCTGGGCCGGTAGCCTGGGTTCTCGCAGCCTAGCCCTTGCGGCTGCACCCTCGATCAGCGGGTCTCCATGGCGTCTTTTGGGCGCGGTGTGCCTGCAGCGGCCACCGCTGGTCTCGAAGCCGCTGACCCCATTGCAGGAAGAGATGGCGGCTCTATTACAGCAG aTTGAAGTAGAGAGAAGTTTGTATTCAGACCATGAGCTTCGTGCTTTAGATGAAGCCCAgcaactggcaaagaagaaagcTGACTTGTATGATGAAGAAGGAGATGAACAGAATGTACTGCTGACGCAGGATATGGAAGACGCATGGGAGCAGAAGTTCCTACAGTTCAAACCTGGAGCTCGTATAACAG AAGCCGATAAAAAGAATGACCGAACTTCATTGCACCGGAAGCTAGACAGGAACCTTGTTCTGTTGGTCAAAGAGAAGCTTGGAGACCAGGATGTTTGGATGCTTCcccaggcagagtggcagccCGGGGAGACCCTCCGAGGAACAGCAGAACGAACCCTGGCCACGCTCTCAG CTAGAATTCTGACTCCCTTGAAGGTCCAGACGGCATCTGTTCCTCCCCATCATCCCGGCTCTCCGCAAAGTGCCTGGCTCACAGTAGATGCTCGCGGAATGTTTATCGGACATGTAGATTTGGCAGGATCAATGCTGCTCCATTGGCCCTGTCGCCAGCACAAGCGCCTGCTAACAAAGCAGCAGCCGCTGTGTGCCCCCTTGCTCCTTGCCCACAAGGGGCCTGTGTGGCCTGTGAGAGTGGGAGCGAGACACGATGGCGTGGGTGGGGACCTTTCCCGTGCTTCCGTGGCCTCTGCTGTCCTCTAG